The following proteins are encoded in a genomic region of Ananas comosus cultivar F153 linkage group 25, ASM154086v1, whole genome shotgun sequence:
- the LOC109728910 gene encoding chaperone protein dnaJ 11, chloroplastic yields MVIPPNHRLQPLQSLPISVFSMVAVASLSLSSPNSLLGLRNPPRPPPLPRRLRLRASAAAAAPSAAAGGTLYDVLGIGAAATGREIKAAYRRLARERHPDVVRGASADEFIRIHAAYATLSDPDQRARYDRSTSLSSAAAAAAAAAAAAAAAAAPPRGDRRPFSSSSSSSYAAPSFARSGRRTWETDQCW; encoded by the coding sequence ATGGTAATCCCCCCAAACCATCGTCTTCAACCTCTCCAATCTCTCCCCATCTCCGTATTCTCCATGGTTGCTGTTGCAtcgctctccctctcctctccgaACTCCCTTCTCGGGCTTCGGAACCCTCCCCgtccccctcctctcccccgtcgcctccgcctccgcgcctccgccgccgccgccgcaccctCCGCCGCAGCCGGCGGAACGCTGTACGACGTGCTCGGGATCGGCGCGGCGGCGACGGGGCGCGAGATCAAGGCCGCGTACCGGCGCCTCGCGCGCGAGCGCCACCCCGACGTCGTCCGCGGCGCCTCCGCCGACGAGTTCATCCGCATCCACGCCGCCTACGCCACCCTCTCCGACCCCGACCAGCGCGCCCGCTACGACCGCTCCACgtccctctcctccgccgccgccgccgccgccgccgccgccgccgccgccgccgccgccgcggcgccaCCGCGCGGCGATCGGAggcccttctcctcctcctcctcctcctcctacgcGGCCCCGAGCTTTGCCAGATCCGGGCGCAGGACGTGGGAAACGGATCAGTGCTGGTAG